From one Triticum aestivum cultivar Chinese Spring chromosome 4B, IWGSC CS RefSeq v2.1, whole genome shotgun sequence genomic stretch:
- the LOC123093443 gene encoding transcription factor bHLH96, protein MALEAVVFAQGHFGYGQAPGLAPWCDMVGAGGFLEDWDQQLLAAPVPPNAEDQWEPVSSWDQSEASSEGKAAAPEPAMAAAATGRRKRRRTKIVKNKEEVESQRRTHIAVERNRRRQMNEYLAALRSLMPQSYAQRGDQASIVGGAINYVKELEQLLQSLEVQKSVKNRIGRSPFASSFTFPQYSTSCNTTQATASDGGSGADSSGVKSEAGVADIEVTMVEGHASLKVLSRRRPKQLLRLVAGLQQLRIPPLHLNVTTVDAMVLYSFSLKVEDGSKLSSVEDIAAAVHEILARIQREEEEAGRLSSSS, encoded by the exons ATGGCGCTGGAGGCCGTCGTGTTCGCGCAAGGCCACTTCGGCTACGGCCAGGCTCCGGGGCTCGCGCCCTGGTGCGACATGGTAGGCGCCGGCGGGTTCTTGGAGGACTGGGATCAGCAGCTTTTGGCCGCCCCCGTGCCGCCCAATGCGGAGGATCAGTGGGAGCCGGTCTCCAGCTGGGACCAGTCTGAGGCGTCCTCggagggcaaggcggcggcgcCTGAGCCGGCCATGGCAGCGGCGGCGACTGGGAGGAGGAAGCGGAGGCGCACCAAGATCGTCAAgaacaaggaggaggtggagagccaGCGGAGGACCCACATTGCCGTCGAGCGCAACCGCCGCCGCCAGATGAACGAGTACCTCGCCGCGCTCCGCTCACTCATGCCACAATCCTACGCTCAAAGG GGCGACCAAGCATCCATCGTTGGAGGGGCAATCAACTACGTGAAGGAGCTGGAGCAGCTCCTCCAATCGCTCGAAGTCCAAAAAAGCGTCAAGAACCGCATCGGCCGATCCCCTTTCGCCAGCTCCTTCACTTTCCCACAGTACTCTACCTCGTGTAACACCACGCAGGCCACCGCaagcgacggcggctccggtgccGATTCGAGCGGCGTCAAGAGCGAGGCCGGCGTGGCCGACATCGAGGTGACCATGGTGGAAGGCCACGCGAGCCTCAAGGTGCTCTCCCGGCGGCGGCCGAAGCAGCTCCTGAGGCTTGTCGCCGGGCTGCAGCAGCTGCGCATCCCGCCGCTCCATCTCAACGTGACCACCGTCGACGCCATGGTCTTGTATTCCTTCAGCCTAAAG GTGGAGGATGGCTCCAAGCTGAGCTCTGTGGAAGATATTGCGGCCGCTGTGCATGAGATCCTGGCCAGGAtacagcgggaggaggaggaggccggtcgaCTCAGCAGCTCGAGCTGA